The region GCATCACAGCTGTCTTTAACAACTGGAGCCGCAACCTCACTGCCCAGGGCTCGTTGACCCTTAATATGGTAactatattattaaatatggcAAAACCAACAAATACATTGATTCATTTCCTTGCAGAACTATTATAACCAGACCTTAGCCGAATGGGAGCCGATTATAGAACTGAACGAGATCGATAACAAAGGCGTTCAGGAATACTCGCCGTGGGAGCTAAAGTTCAATATGGGCATGGAAACGGTTCCGAGCGAAGTGGAGGGAGACGAACCGCAGCAAGCTCTACATATGAACATTCATTCAGATGAGACGCTAGAAATCACGCTGAGCAAAACGTGCCTTGGTCTACTAAGCGAGCTCGGAGAGGCCTTCTCGCAGGCCATTGACCAGAAGGGTCTTGTCAAGCCCGAAGTCGTGGCACCCTTCGTTCTAGAGAATGACACAGGCTTTGAGGTTACTCTCAACGTAACTAAGGGAATCTATACTCTGCATGAAGTACATCGCGGTGTGCCTTCGGCCAACGGTAGAACTTTTTCCGTAACAACCGAAACCACTGAAATCGATCCTGTTGCAATTACGACATGTACCATTTCATCGGGAGGCAGAGCCTATCTACAAACCAAGGACTTTAGCTTACTAGATCCCGAGCAAGCCAACGACCAGTCGCTATATGTGCAGGTATGGGAGTACTTATTgtaatcttttaaaaatatttctaattGCTTTGACTTCTTCGTAGATTGGCGACATCAAGAAGGAGATAGCCCTGCCGGTTGCGAAGTCGGATACACGGTACTTCGAACTGTTCCGCAGTCCTGATAGCGAACCATGGGGCATTGTGTCGAAGGTGCGGGAGGAGTACGGCACCACAAAAATTAACATTCACGGTGTTGTCAGTGTAAGTCTCCTCGGCCTCCTCTGTTTTATTTGTGCGCCTCAAAAATGGATTGATTTCACAGATTCACAATCACTTCACCACCAACGTGTGTGTCTATCGACGCAACTTGCATCCAACGAAGCAAAATTTCGAAGACATATTGGTGGGTCGCATTCCTGCTGGCGGTTTGTTCCATGTGCCGCTGCACGCTATTTATGGGGAAAATAAGGACCTTTACTTTGCCATGAAGGGCTACCGGCCATCGGTTCAGGGTATCTCCTGGGCTGCCCATCCATCCGACACGTGCTACAACCACCAGCTGTCCTGCGATCCCATATCCTCGTTTGAGCCACTCTTCATCAACGCAAGGCGCACCAAAACGGAGATATACTATGAGCATACCAATAAGTACACCATCCTTAGCGCCTTCTACACTATTCACCTGCGACCGCCGCTTTACCTCCGCAATTGCTTGCCCATCGACATCAAGGTGTCGGTGGCAGGATGCGCGGTTCGGAATGATGGGCTCGAAGAAGACTCATCCATTGCATTGATGGGCAACTCCTACCAGAAGGAAGACTTGTTGGATTATGGCGAAAAGGAGGTCAGATCCGGCGATGTGCTACTTCTACCCACTGTTCGTTTGGTGGAAAAGGGCAATGACCGTAGAACCTTTTTGGTTGTTCGGGTTGGTTTTATATttctaaattatttaaacaacaaGGCTTAACAAGGTTTTTATACTTTATGAAGCTACTTCAATACCTGGAGAAGGATTGGTCTTGTGCAACAGCAATATCGAGTGAAACTGGCGAAGTCTCCCCTTGGCAATTCTCTTCATACGATTCTGAAATGCGAGTGGACATGGATCTCTATGTTATGTCAGAGGATCGAAATGGCAGTGTAATGCTTACACTCTACAGCCCCTTCTGGATGATAAACAAGACGGGCAAGATGCTGACGTACAGGACAGAAACGAGCTCGATGCAGATGCTCTACCACCCGCCAGAATACTCCGGACCCATTCTGTTTACTTTCCGAGATAATTCCTTCTTTGATAAAAAGAAGGCCTCCATTCGCTGCGACAATGGCGAATGGAGCGAGAAAATTCCTCTGGACGTGGCCGGAGCGATCGGCGAGGTCACCTGCGAAGCCAACAGTCAGAAATATCACATTGGTGTTCACAATCACATGACGCAGAACTCTCTGACCAAGCAGATCACCTTTATACCGTTCTACATTGTTTGCAACAAGTGCCGCTTCACAGTGGAATTGCAGGAACAAAGCCGTCCTGGCGATCCCTGGCTGGCTCTAACGCCGGGCCAGTTTGAGCCGCTCTGGCCCAAAAACGAAACTAAAAACAATCTGGTGGTTCGTGTTGAGGGCAAGGTGACCCCTGCCTTTGACTACAAGGAGGTGATCTGCACTCTGCTGAAGCTGGAGAACAGCAAATATGGAGGAATCAATGTAGATGTCCAGACGACGGAGGGTGGTGTCTACATCACCTTTACGGATTACAAACCGGGCGATGCTCCCGGCCTGCTGATAAATCACACTGGGCGACAGGTAGTATACTACGAGAAGGGCACAAGGAACGAAAAGATTCTGAACGCCAAGAGCACTACCATGTATGCCTGGGACGATCCGACAGGTCCCAAGATGCTTGTCTTTGGCAACAGCAAGGAAGAAACCGACCTAAAACGCGACGGCTTTGGTGAATTTACGTAAGTAGTTAAACTTCActcaaaaaatatcaaactCCTAATATCTAATCATTTACAGGATGCAAGACGGTCACAAGGCCAAGTGGGTATCATTCCTGGACGGCTTGCAGCGTGTGCTGCTGTTCGCCGACGATGAATCGATTGTCAAGCGCACTGAGACCACCGGTTCATTCCAAGTCGTAACCCAGAGCATCGATGTGCGAATCCACGGCATTGGTCTGTCTGTGGTTAACAACGAGACTGGCTTAGATATTCTTTATCTGGGCGTCACCAGTTCGGGGATTATATGGGAGTCCAAGAAGGCTACCAAGAAGCGCTACAAGGAGATGACCATCAATGACAACGCCCTTTTGGAGGCCGAATACCAGCGCTATCTGCTCAACAGGAGCGTCAATGAAGTGCAAAGTTACACTCTGGACAACAAATTCCCtgtaaaatattctttaaaaattatgatgtAGTTTTGGTTGCTAATACTTTCTCCCATAGATTGACTTTGAGGCTATGCAACTCAAGAAGTCAATTGTCCGGGATCTAAGGCGCAGCTTCTATCCGGCCATTTGGTTGGCCCGCAAATCGTCGCCTCACCAGAACCAATTGCATGTGAAGATCAACCGCATTCAAATCGATAATCAGTTCGTAGACCCCATATTCCCCGTCGTCCTGGCGCCCATACCTCCGCCAAAGAGTGTGGCCAACACCTGCACCCTAAAACCATTCATCGAGTGCAGCATGGTTCAACGAATCATGCCCAACTCGCAGGTGCGGCAGTTCAAGTACGCCAAGCTCCTGATACAGGAGTTCCACTTCAAAGTCGATCTTAACTTCTTGACGGCCATCTCTGAGATGTTCGTCAAGGAGGTGACTGACGATGTGAAAGCTAAACAGTTCCGCCAGGATGTGGAGTCGATCCAGATGCCATTGTCCGTTATTTTCGAAGAGCACTCGATGGAGGAGCAAAAGAGCTTCTACGACAACCTTCATTTGGGTCCACTTAAGATACATGTCAGCTTCTCAATGGCAAACTCGGACACGAAAGCTCTTCCCGGAGTCCTGGGCACGGTGGTTCAGGGTGTCGGTGTGACCCTTACCGATGTCAACGACGTGGTCTTCAGGCTGGCCTTCTTCGAGCGCGAGTACCAGTTCTTCTCGCAACACCAGCTCATCAATGAAATCACCTCGCATTACACGGGCCAGGCGCTGAAACAGCTCTACGTGCTTGTCCTTGGTCTGGATGTCCTGGGAAATCCCTATGGCTTGGTGGTGGGGCTCAAGAAGGGCGTAGAGGACTTGTTTTACGAACCTTTCCAAGGGGCAATTCAGGGACCCGGAGAATTTGCCGAAGGCTTGGTGTTGGGTGTGAAGTCATTGTTTGGTCACACGGTGGGCGGTGCTGCAGGAGCCATGTCCAAGTGAGTATCTATCTTTAAATGGaactataatttatttaattcttttacaacttttataattttaggATCACTGGGGCCATGGGCAAGGGTCTGGCTGCGTTGACCTTTGACGAGGAATACCAGAGGAAAAGACGCCAGGGAATTCATAATAAACCCAAGAACTTCCATGAGGGATTGGCTCGCAGCAGCAAGGGCCTTGTTATGGTTGGGATAATCTTACGAACGACGTTTTATAATTtggtaatattttaaaatttctctCATAGGGTTTCTATGATGGCGTCACTGGCGTTGTAACCAAGCCCGTGTCTGGAGCCCGCGAACACGGCGTTGAAGGCTTTTTCAAGGGCCTGGGCAAAGGAGCCATTGGCCTTGTAGCTCGCCCCACCGCTGGCGTGGTTGACTTCGCCAGTGGCAGCTTCGACGCAGTAAAACGAGCGGCGGAGGCCAGCGAGGATGTAAAACGGATGCGTCCACCACGTTTCCAGCATTATGACTTTGTGCTGCGTCCTTACTGCTACATGGAGGCCTTTGGCAATAAGATTTTAAAGTGAGTGGCTTCCAAAGACATATGTACCTTCTGAATACTATTAGGGTACTTTTTGCAGGGAAACCGACAAAGGAAAGTTCTCCAATACAGACAGCTTCCTACACTGTGAGGAGATTATCCCGAAAAATGAGTATATGATCGTTACCAACTATCGACTGCTCTATGTGCAGCGCAATGAAATGTTTGGCATTTGGACGGTAAGTGGCCACCCAATATGGAATCGCTTCCAACCTAATCTTTCCTGAATTTCAGTCGCTTTGGTCTTACCTTTGGAATGAGATTAGTGCCGTGGAAAGCACCCCTCGCGGTGTTCAAATCACTGTCAAACAGGATGGCAAGAAGGTACTCGGCCTATTTTCCACTAAGGAATCACCTCGCAAGCTGGTCCTTCTCGGCGATGAACGGAGGCGACGTCACTTCGTGGATAAAATTGAATCTCAGCGCAATGACCCGAATCCAATGCGAACCACCGTCTCTTATCCCGTGGATACGGACTAGTACCCCTGAATTTAACTCCCAACTGTATTATAATCCACTTTTGCACCTTTCCACacggcaccaccaccaccagaagCAACGACATTGAAATCTACCTCGACCTTAAGGATTCTGTCTGTCCCAGCAACATGCACCCTGCATCCTCCACTTCACATGTCGTTATTTTACGAATGCTAACAACCATTGTTttgatattaaaattttatgtcAAAGTTGATGTCACATCCGGAGAGTGGTTTCACTAGCCTAAGAATTAAATCTACAATACAGAGACGCCATGTCGGAAGAGGGCCTTGGCCTAGACCTTCTTCAGGAAGCTGCTGGGCGTGGTGGCCAGGGGCATGATGGGTTCGTAGTTGTTGCACCCGTCGCCATCGCAGAAGGAGGTGAGCGAGGCGAGCGCATTGGCAGCCAGTGCCTCCACACTGAACATGGTGGACAGGTGACCGCTGCTCTCGAACTGGTTGATGATCCTGTTGACTTTGCTTTGGGCCTCAGCCTTGAGGCAGGGTGATGTGGGGTGACTGCCGGACAGACTGCCATCTCGGTCGCCCGGAGAACTGCCGGGTTCGTAGCACTCGCCTGGATCGGGATCAGTCAGAAGGTTCTCTTTTTCGCTTTGCTTGCATTTCCCGTTTGCTGGCGATCCACTGCCCGAATTGGTGACCTTCATTCCAGTGCTTTTGTTAAGGCGATTGAGGAACCAGTTCCTGGCCAGTTTGTCGCAGTCCTTGCTGTCCTTGCGCTGCTTCTTCTGCTCCTttgtgggtgtgtgggtggggCTGGTTAGCGGGGAGAGCATCTCCGGCTCGCTGCCACTGCCGTTGGAGTAGCTCTTCTTCACAGCCTTTTTTAAGCGATCCGGACTGGGTCCTCCCGGGGAGAGCTGGTTCGACAGTTCGCTGTGCACCGTCTTGACTTTGGCCTGAAAGTCCAGCGACAGATTGCCATGCAAGCTGGACGGTTGCGGTTGCAACTTCACCTGCTCACCCTGCTCTAGGTTGAGCAGCCCCAGGGACTCCCCCTCTACTGCGCCCGAACCATTGGATTCCTCCAGCGGCTGAGCAGGACATTTGGGTACATCGTACTCGAATCGACGTGCCAGGGCGCTGGGACTGTTGTTTTTTTCCGGCAGCTTGGGCAGCACCATTGTCGACGAAGAGTCCATCAACCCATAGATCGGAGAGGGCTCTTCGTAAATAATATCCGCTGGTGTGTAGCCAGCCTTCTTCTGAACGGGAGGTGTGGGCAGCTTCCGGGGAGGTGGAAGCTTTAGGGGAGTATGCGCCCTTGCATCTCCGCGGATGGCCGCCTCGATGGCGTGTATCCACTCTTTGGCATCGACCTCGTTGTTGGCCTGATAGACAAACTTTTTGTTGGGGTCATCGGTGGTTATTTGGAAGCAGATCTCGCGCCGCTTGCCCTCCCCGAAGTGCTCGATCTCGATGGAGGAGCACTTCAGGTAGAGAGTGCTACTAGGCCGGCAGGAAGTCGGTCCGTCTGCATAGCACAGCATCCAGTCGTTGAGGATTCCACAATAACACTTGCGGGTCTGATCGAAGAACAGTCGCTTGGGAACGATCCTCTGCAGCTGCCCGTATTTGGTGGAACGCTGCAGTGCCAAATGTCCTGCCGGGAGATCTGCATACGGACAATCGAGGATCAACTCGTGGGTGAATGTGATAACCTGCTGGGCTTCGTCTTCGTCCTGTCCCAACCTCGTATCTTGGGTCTGGCAGATCTCGTAAAGTTGGTGCTGCTCCTTTTCGGCTGATCCCATAACCGGTTGGCCGGTGGAGCAGCGGTCCAGTGAGCCACTGCTCCCAAGATCTATGTATTCTCGTGATGCGGACACTGAAATTAAGAGTAATTAGTGCAACTTGTAGGCATTAAATACAGTAAAGCTTCATTAAAGATGAAAACTGATTGGTAATACTGGCTGGTAAGAAACTCTCTTCGTAAGTCTCttctttttgtattaaaataaataaaaaattaactaTTAACTATActtattttaactttaatgtttttgaaaaagtcaaaatatttaaataggtaaaaataaaaacattcaaACCTATTCCACATCAAagtttgttattatttaaggAAGCTTGACTATAAAAACTATAACCATTAATTCTTCACGGTACTCACGAGAGTTCTTCGAGGAGGACGGGGAGGTTAACATCGGCAGGTAGTTGGGGCCAGTGGGACCGGTATCCGCGCCCACCTTGCTGTCGACGCAGTCCACCAGGCTACTTAGCCGTTTGGATGCCGCCTGCTCGTCTGTGGCGCAACCAACTCCAGATCCCGAGGCCAGAAGAATCTCACAGCGGGCCAGGAGAGCGGCGGTTTGTTCGGCGGCCGTAACATGGAAGAGATTTGAGGCGTTCTCGTACTCCGAGGTCTCCAGCGAGGCTCGGAAATGGGCGCGAACATCTGCAATGGAGATGGAGAGGATCGTCAGTTCTAAATAAGGCGGCGGTCCCCATTagcaattaatttttaaacgcaTCATTGGCCCTAATGGCAGAGTGGCTGTTGAGCAAGAGTTTGTAGTTTCCAAGTGGCAATTAGACTGTGTGCTTCTTGTGCAGGCCATGACTCACTAAGCTGGAAGTTAACTACTCCGATTCCAAGCCCCCAAACCACATGAACCACATCTACACTTATACACTTCTATATACACGAGTGACCTCATAAAGCGCTCGCTCAAGAGTCAACTGCGAATTGACCgcggcaattaaaaataatttcactgTCCAAGAAAGTTAACTCTGCTGTCCGCCCCTCCTCTCTAAAGAGAACTACTTACATACTTatgtataaataatttaacggtaaaaaaaaagaaataaaaaacaacataaatttGCAAGACTTGTTAAAAGTTGAACACGCAATGATCCGGAAAGCTCTTTAAACGTAATATGTCCGAATATGGGAATACGAAACAAGAACGAAAGTCAAGGAACGACTAACTTGAATTGgaaatgcacttaaaaatacattttggtaaaaaaaatatgaatacattttggtaaaaaaaaaaatcgaccATGATATTGGTTTTGACGAAAACGGAAATCATGGATTtggcaaggggttccatcagaaaaattttaaaaatctggatcgaaatttttgatgtaaggttttgatgcagattgaaggagaatcgaactacaaatcgtttaaggtattccttccaaggATCGGTTGGCAATTGgtcaagatatggacttggtttggggctaaaatgtaaatcctggattttgaaaggggttccatcagaaaaatttgaaaaatctcgatcgaaatttttgatgtaaggttttgatgcagattgaaggagaatcgaactacaaatcgtttaaggtattccttccaaggATCGGTTGGCAATTGgtcaagatatggacttggtttggggctaaaatgtaaatcctggattttgaaaggggttccatcagaaaaattttaaaaatctggatcgaaatttttgatgtaaggttttgatgcagattgaaggagaatcgaactacaaatcgtttaaggtattccttccaaggATCGGTTGGCAATTGgtcaagatatggacttggtttggggctaaaatgaGAAATGCTGGATTtcgcaaggggttccatcagaaaaatttgaaaaatctggatcgaaatttttgatgtaaggttttgatgcagattgaaggagaatcgaactacaaatcgtttaaggtattccttccaaggATCGGTTGGCAATTGgtcaagatatggacttggtttggggctaaaatgtaaatcctggattttgaaaggggttccatcagaaaaattttaaaaatctggatcgaaatttttgatgtaaggttttgatgcagattgaaggagaatcgaactacaaatcgtttaaggtattccttccaaggATCGGTTGGCAATTGgtcaagatatggacttggtttggggctaaaatgaGAAATGCTGGATTtcgcaaggggttccatcagaaaaatttgaaaaatctggatcgaaatttttgatgtaaggttttgatgcagattgaaggagaatcgaactacaaatcgtttaaggtattccttccaaggATCGGTTGGCAATTGgtcaagatatggacttggtttggggctaaaatgaGAAATGCTGGATTtcgcaaggggttccatcagaaaaatttgaaaaatctggatcgaaatttttgatgtaaggttttgatgcagattgaaggagaatcgaactacaaatcgtttaaggtattccttccaaggATCGGTTGGCAATTGgtcaagatatggacttggtttggggctaaaatgtaaatcctggattttgaaaggggttccatcagaaaaattttaaaaatctggatcgaaatttttgatgtaaggttttgatgcagattgaaggagaatcgaactacaaatcgtttaaggtattccttccaaggATCGGTTGGCAATTGgtcaagatatggacttggtttggggctaaaatgtaaatcctggattttgaaaggggttccatcagaaaaattttaaaaatctggatcgaaatttttgatgtaaggttttgatgcagattgaaggagaatcgaactacaaatcgtttaaggtattccttccaaggatcggttggaaattggccaagatatggacttggtttggggctaaaatggaaatcctggattttgcaaggggttccatcagaaaaatttgaaaaatatggatcgaaatttttgatgtaaggttttgatgcagattgaaggagaatcgaactacaaatcgtttaaggtattccttccaaggatcggttggaaattggccaagatatggacttggtttggggctaaaatggaaatcctggatttcgcaAGGGgtttcatcagaaaaatttgaaaaatctggatcgaaatttttgttctcatgttttgatgcagattgaaggagaatcgaactacaaatcgtttaaggtattccttccaaggatcggttggaaattggccaagatatgggcttggtttggggc is a window of Drosophila bipectinata strain 14024-0381.07 chromosome 2R, DbipHiC1v2, whole genome shotgun sequence DNA encoding:
- the blow gene encoding uncharacterized protein blow isoform X2, which translates into the protein MDTKPTTKRAEIEQFLLDVRAHFRASLETSEYENASNLFHVTAAEQTAALLARCEILLASGSGVGCATDEQAASKRLSSLVDCVDSKVGADTGPTGPNYLPMLTSPSSSKNSLSASREYIDLGSSGSLDRCSTGQPVMGSAEKEQHQLYEICQTQDTRLGQDEDEAQQVITFTHELILDCPYADLPAGHLALQRSTKYGQLQRIVPKRLFFDQTRKCYCGILNDWMLCYADGPTSCRPSSTLYLKCSSIEIEHFGEGKRREICFQITTDDPNKKFVYQANNEVDAKEWIHAIEAAIRGDARAHTPLKLPPPRKLPTPPVQKKAGYTPADIIYEEPSPIYGLMDSSSTMVLPKLPEKNNSPSALARRFEYDVPKCPAQPLEESNGSGAVEGESLGLLNLEQGEQVKLQPQPSSLHGNLSLDFQAKVKTVHSELSNQLSPGGPSPDRLKKAVKKSYSNGSGSEPEMLSPLTSPTHTPTKEQKKQRKDSKDCDKLARNWFLNRLNKSTGMKVTNSGSGSPANGKCKQSEKENLLTDPDPGECYEPGSSPGDRDGSLSGSHPTSPCLKAEAQSKVNRIINQFESSGHLSTMFSVEALAANALASLTSFCDGDGCNNYEPIMPLATTPSSFLKKV
- the blow gene encoding uncharacterized protein blow isoform X1, with translation MDTKPTTKRAEIEQFLLELTILSISIADVRAHFRASLETSEYENASNLFHVTAAEQTAALLARCEILLASGSGVGCATDEQAASKRLSSLVDCVDSKVGADTGPTGPNYLPMLTSPSSSKNSLSASREYIDLGSSGSLDRCSTGQPVMGSAEKEQHQLYEICQTQDTRLGQDEDEAQQVITFTHELILDCPYADLPAGHLALQRSTKYGQLQRIVPKRLFFDQTRKCYCGILNDWMLCYADGPTSCRPSSTLYLKCSSIEIEHFGEGKRREICFQITTDDPNKKFVYQANNEVDAKEWIHAIEAAIRGDARAHTPLKLPPPRKLPTPPVQKKAGYTPADIIYEEPSPIYGLMDSSSTMVLPKLPEKNNSPSALARRFEYDVPKCPAQPLEESNGSGAVEGESLGLLNLEQGEQVKLQPQPSSLHGNLSLDFQAKVKTVHSELSNQLSPGGPSPDRLKKAVKKSYSNGSGSEPEMLSPLTSPTHTPTKEQKKQRKDSKDCDKLARNWFLNRLNKSTGMKVTNSGSGSPANGKCKQSEKENLLTDPDPGECYEPGSSPGDRDGSLSGSHPTSPCLKAEAQSKVNRIINQFESSGHLSTMFSVEALAANALASLTSFCDGDGCNNYEPIMPLATTPSSFLKKV